The following proteins come from a genomic window of Candidozyma auris chromosome 4, complete sequence:
- the DUO1 gene encoding Duo1p produces the protein MSRQLALEKELSQVKSLNKTIDALTETVVSAKKNIAKTKSTTDSAGALLEDWIKILNQTSFARNALQDSRWKGPIEDNEDEGDEVSVQVDQLTSELEALEEQNRKLQAQLDSYKRPDSSERSRKRQKT, from the coding sequence ATGTCACGACAGCTAGCGCTCGAGAAAGAGTTGCTGCAAGTCAAAAGTTTAAACAAAACCATTGACGCCCTTACAGAGACCGTAGTTTCTGCCAAAAAAAACATAGCCAAAACGAAAAGCACGACTGACAGCGCAGGCGCTCTCTTGGAAGATTGGATCAAGATACTAAATCAAACGTCGTTTGCGAGAAATGCCTTACAAGACTCGCGATGGAAAGGACCAATCGAGGATAATGAGGATGAGGGCGATGAGGTGCTGGTGCAAGTAGACCAGTTGACGAGTGAACTAGAGGCTCTAGAAGAACAGAATCGAAAACTTCAAGCACAGTTAGACTCTTACAAAAGACCAGATTCGCTGGAGAggtcaaggaagagacAGAAAACTTAG
- the PYC2 gene encoding pyruvate carboxylase 2 — protein MTSLATSTSDRAKINQMRRDSTVLGPMNKILVANRGEIPIRIFRTAHELSMQTVAIYAHEDRLSMHRLKADESYVIGKKGQYSPVQAYLQIDEIINIAKRHNVNMIHPGYGFLSENSTFARKVEEAGIAWIGPSYTTIDAVGDKVSARTLALENNVPVVPGTPGPIDSTEEAKKFVEKYGFPVIIKAAFGGGGRGMRVVREGDSIEDAFNRAKSEALTAFGNGTCFIERFLDKPKHIEVQLLADNYGNVIHLFERDCSVQRRHQKVVEIAPAKNLPKSVRDAILTDAVKLAKSANYRNAGTAEFLVDEQNRHYFIEINPRIQVEHTITEEITGVDIVAAQIQIAAGASLQQLGLLQDKITTRGFAIQCRITTEDPAKNFQPDTGKIEVYRSAGGNGVRLDGGNGFAGSVISPHYDSMLVKCSCSGSTYEIARRKMLRALIEFRIRGVKTNIPFLLALLTNETFINGNCWTTFIDDTPSLFRMISSQNRATKLLSYLGDLAVNGSSIKGQVGLPKLLTEALIPILHDPKTGIEIDVDSPVKPRGWRQVLLELGPEGFAKQVRNFKGTLITDTTWRDAHQSLLATRVRTIDLLNIASTTAHALNGAFSLECWGGATFDVSMRFLHECPWARLRKLRELVPNIPFQMLLRGANGVAYSSLPDNAIDQFVKQAKDNGVDIFRVFDALNDLEQLKVGVDAVKKAGGVVEATVCFSGDMLNPNKKYNLEYYLNVVDKIVEMGTHFIGIKDMAGTMKPKAATLLVSAIREKYPDIPIHVHTHDSAGTGVASMDAAAKAGADVVDAASNAMSGMTSQPSISALIASLEGEVNHGLEESLVRELDNYWAQMRLLYSCFEADLKGPDPEVYQHEIPGGQLTNLIFQAQQLGLGEKWLLTKEKYKVANHLLGDVVKVTPTSKVVGDLAQFMVSNNLTEEDVIKLAPELDFPGSVLDFMEGLMGKPYGGFPEPLRTQMLNNKRPKLDKRPGLSLPPVDFAKVKEELVSRYGESIDECDIASYVMYPKVYEDYRATLEKYGDLSVLPTRYFLKPLDINEEIVVDIEQGKTLIIKLLAVGEISKQTGTREVFFELNGEMRSVTIDDKTISIETKTRPKASQPNEVGAPMAGVVVEIRVKKDQEVKKGDPVAVLSAMKMEMVISAPVSGKVGEIVIREGDSVDSADLITSILK, from the coding sequence ATGACTTCGCTTGCCACGTCCACTTCGGACCGGGCAAAGATTAATCAGATGCGGAGAGATCTGACTGTTTTGGGGCCCATGAACAAGATCCTTGTGGCCAACAGAGGTGAGATCCCGATCAGAATCTTCAGAACTGCCCATGAGTTGTCGATGCAGACTGTGGCCATCTACGCACACGAGGATAGGTTGTCCATGCACAGATTGAAAGCCGACGAATCGTACGTCATTGGCAAGAAGGGCCAGTACTCCCCAGTGCAAGCTTATTTGCAGATTGACGAGATCATTAACATTGCCAAGAGGCACAATGTTAACATGATCCACCCAGGCTACGGTTTTCTCTCTGAAAACTCCACTTTCGCTCGTAAAGTTGAAGAGGCGGGAATTGCTTGGATTGGCCCTTCCTACACAACCATTGATGCTGTTGGTGACAAGGTCTCTGCCAGAACTTTGGCTTTGGAAAACAATGTTCCTGTGGTGCCCGGTACTCCGGGCCCAATTGACTCCACcgaggaggccaagaagtttgtggagaagtACGGTTTCCCTGTGATCATCAAAGCTGCTTtcggtggtggtggtcGTGGTATGAGAGTCGTCAGAGAGGGCGACTCCATTGAGGATGCCTTCAACAGAGCCAAATCTGAGGCCTTGACCGCTTTTGGTAACGGCACCTGCTTCATTGAAAGATTTTTGGACAAACCAAAACATATTGAAGTGCAATTACTTGCTGACAACTATGGTAATGTTATTCACTTGTTCGAAAGAGACTGCTCTGTGCAGAGGAGACACCAAAAAGTCGTCGAGATTGCACCAGCCAAAAACTTGCCAAAGTCTGTAAGAGACGCTATCTTGACAGATGCCGTTaaattggccaagtctGCAAACTATAGAAACGCTGGTACCGCCGAGTTTCTTGTGGATGAGCAGAACAGACATTACTTCATCGAAATCAATCCTAGAATCCAGGTCGAGCACACCATTACAGAAGAAATAACGGGTGTTGACATTGTCGCTGCTCAGATCCAGATTGCCGCTGGTGCCTCCTTGCAACAATTAGGCTTGCTTCAGGACAAGATCACCACCCGTGGCTTTGCAATTCAATGCAGAATCACCACTGAAGATCCCGCTAAAAACTTTCAACCTGACACCGGTAAGATCGAAGTGTACCGCTCTGCTGGTGGTAATGGTGTGAGATTAGATGGCGGCAATGGTTTTGCTGGCTCTGTCATCTCTCCTCACTACGACTCTATGTTGGTCAAGTGTTCCTGTTCAGGATCCACCTACGAGATCGCTAGAAGAAAGATGTTGAGAGCTTTGATTGAATTCAGGATCAGAGGTGTTAAGACCAACATCCCCTTCTTGTTGGCCTTGCTTACAAACGAGACATTTATTAATGGTAACTGTTGGACGACCTTTATTGATGACACCCCATCTTTGTTCCGTATGATTTCATCACAAAACAGAGCTaccaagttgttgagctACTTAGGTGATTTGGCAGTCAATGGGTCTTCTATCAAAGGTCAAGTTGGTTTGCCTAAGCTTCTCACGGAGGCCTTGATTCCAATCTTGCACGACCCCAAGACTGGCATCGAAATTGACGTTGACTCTCCTGTGAAACCAAGGGGATGGAGACAGGTTCTTCTCGAACTTGGCCCAGAGGGTTTCGCCAAGCAAGTGAGAAACTTCAAGGGAACCTTGATAACTGACACCACTTGGAGAGATGCTCACCAATCCTTGTTGGCTACTCGTGTCAGAACTAtagacttgttgaacattgcttcaacaactgcGCATGCCTTGAACGGtgccttctccttggaGTGCTGGGGTGGCGCCACATTCGACGTGTCGATGAGATTCCTTCACGAATGTCCATGGGCTCGTTTGCGCAAATTGAGAGAATTAGTCCCTAACATTCCATTCCagatgttgttgagagGTGCTAACGGTGTTGCGTACTCCTCTTTGCCAGACAATGCTATCGACCAGTTCGTAAAACAGGCAAAGGACAACGGTGTGGACATTTTCAGAGTCTTTGATGCTCTCAATGATTTGGAACAGTTGAAGGTCGGTGTCGATGCTGTCAAGAAGGCTGGTGGTGTGGTTGAAGCTACGGTGTGTTTCTCTGGCGATATGTTGAACCCTAATAAGAAGTACAACTTGGAATACTACTTGAATGTTGTTGACAAGATCGTCGAAATGGGTACTCATTTCATTGGTATTAAAGATATGGCTGGAACTATGAAGCCAAAGGCAGCTACTCTTTTGGTGAGCGCAATTAGGGAGAAGTACCCTGATATTCCAATTCATGTTCACACTCATGATTCTGCTGGTACAGGTGTCGCTAGTATGGACGCAGCAGCCAAAGCGGGTGCcgatgttgttgatgcagCTTCCAACGCTATGTCTGGTATGACTTCTCAACCATCTATTAGTGCTCTCATTGCTTCATTAGAGGGCGAGGTCAATCATGGCTTAGAGGAAAGCTTGGTGAGAGAGCTCGACAACTACTGGGCTCAGATGAGATTGTTGTACTCATGTTTCGAGGCTGATTTAAAGGGTCCCGACCCAGAAGTTTACCAACACGAGATTCCTGGGGGTCAATTGACGAACTTGATTTTCCAAGCCCAACAATTGGGGCTTGGTGAAAAGTGgttgttgaccaaggagAAATACAAGGTTGCCAATCATCTTTTGGGTGACGTTGTGAAAGTCACTCCCACATCGAAGGTAGTTGGTGATTTAGCCCAGTTCATGGTCTCAAACAATTTGACTGAAGAGGATGTCATCAAGTTGGCACCTGAATTGGATTTCCCAGGATCGGTTCTCGACTTCATGGAAGGCTTGATGGGTAAACCTTACGGTGGTTTCCCTGAGCCATTGAGAACTCAAATGTTGAACAACAAGAGACCTAAGTTGGACAAGAGACCCGGTTTATCCTTGCCACCTGTTGACTTTGCCaaagtgaaggaagaaTTGGTTTCTCGTTATGGTGAATCCATCGATGAATGTGACATTGCTTCCTATGTAATGTATCCAAAGGTTTACGAGGACTACCGTGCTACTCTTGAAAAGTACGGCGATTTGTCAGTCTTGCCAACTAGatacttcttgaagccatTGGATATCAACGAAGAGATTGTTGTCGATATTGAGCAAGGTAAGACTTTAATTATTAAGTTGTTGGCAGTTGGGGAAATTTCCAAGCAGACCGGTACGCGTGAAGTGTTCTTCGAGTTGAATGGTGAAATGAGATCAGTCACGATTGATGACAAAACTATTTCCATCGAAACCAAGACTCGTCCCAAGGCTTCTCAACCAAATGAGGTCGGCGCTCCTATGGCCGGTGTCGTCGTTGAGATTAGAGTCAAGAAGGACCAAGAGGTCAAGAAGGGTGACCCAGTTGCCGTCTTGAGTGCAATGAAAATGGAAATGGTTATTAGTGCGCCAGTGAGTGGTAAGGTCGGAGAAATCGTGATCAGAGAAGGTGATTCTGTCGACTCTGCCGACTTGATCACAAGCATTCTTAAATAG